The Candidatus Aminicenantes bacterium genome contains the following window.
CTCCACGGTCATGCCCAGTATTTCACGCGCGATATACACTAGAGACATGCGCGTAATACTGGGAAGAATGGAAGCAGATTTGGGGGTCACGAAACGGTTGTCGCGGGTAATGCCAAAGAAGTTGGCCGCGCCGACCTCTTCGATGTTGCGGTGGTTTAGTGGGTCAAGGTAGATACAGTCTGCGTATCCGGCTTCCACGGCCTCCTGGTGAGCCAGCAGACTGGCCGCGTAGTTGCCGCCGACCTTGGCCGCGCCGGTCCCCTTGGGGGCGGCCCGGTCATAATCGGTAACGGAAATGAAAACCGGCTTTAACCCACCCTTGAAGTAGGGACCGACCGGCGTGCAGAAAACCGTAAACATGTATTCCGGAGCCGGCCGCACCCCGATATTGGGGCCCATGCCGTATAGCAACGGCCGCACGTACAAAGAGGCGCCTGAACCATGAGGCGGTACCCAGCGCCGGTTGGCGCGTACCGTCTCTTTTACGCCATGTAAAAACAGCTCTTCCGGCACGGTCGGCATCAGGATGCGCGCGGCGCTGCGTTGCATGCGGCGGGCGTTTTCGTCGGGGCGAAAAAGCAACACGCGCCCATCAGCGGCCGCAAAGGCCTTCATGCCTTCAAAACACTCCTGTCCATAGTGCAGGGCAGTCGATCCTTCATGAACACGCAGGAAGGGATCCGTATCCAGGCGCCCCTTGTCCCATTCTCCGTCTCTCCACTCGGCGCGGAAACGGAAATCGGTCTGGATGTAACTGAATGACAGGGCGGACCAATCCAGTTCGGCATTGCTTTGGTTGCTCATGCATACCCCTTGACGGTGATTTCTTGGATTTGTGCTTGATGCGTCAAATCAAAGGGTAACGCAAGCGGACAGTCGTTGTCAACACCCACTGGGGGAGAGTTGGAAAGTTGGAGAGTTGGAAAGAAGGCGACAGGTGCACGGGCGAAAAATTTTTCGCCCCTTAAAAATCATTTGAAATTCAGACGTAGGGGCGACCGGCCGG
Protein-coding sequences here:
- a CDS encoding branched-chain amino acid aminotransferase is translated as MSNQSNAELDWSALSFSYIQTDFRFRAEWRDGEWDKGRLDTDPFLRVHEGSTALHYGQECFEGMKAFAAADGRVLLFRPDENARRMQRSAARILMPTVPEELFLHGVKETVRANRRWVPPHGSGASLYVRPLLYGMGPNIGVRPAPEYMFTVFCTPVGPYFKGGLKPVFISVTDYDRAAPKGTGAAKVGGNYAASLLAHQEAVEAGYADCIYLDPLNHRNIEEVGAANFFGITRDNRFVTPKSASILPSITRMSLVYIAREILGMTVEERDVPIDSIGEFVEAGACGTAAVITPIGGIFYNGSMHTFYADGEEVGPVTRRLYDTLKGIQQGELPGPRGWAVEVPLEQQT